The DNA region GAAGACCTATGTGAAAACACTACTTGTTAGTTGTATTGTAAATTTCATACTTATCATTTAAGTCTTTCAGTGCCCTAAGTTGTTATCCAGTAATACTAAAAATGCATTGAAATTGTTctaagatattatttttattcttggCAAGTAGTGGGTTTTGCTtacaaacttattttattatttccaaAATCATACTAGTAAAGAAAACATATTGAATAGACAAATagattaaatgtaaaaaatacacaaaaatgcCTCTTAAATTCCATGTGGaagtatttatcaaataatgaatgaaaatttcTTTAAACGCCCTTTCTATGTTGGTCGGGGATGTTCTTAGTTATCTccaaagataaattaaaatttatcattagtaagcaaaatgaacaaaattattgtaaaatgtCCCAATATAGAAGAACAAAGTTAATGTAAAATGTCCCAATAGTTAAAATGTTTTGTTGTGATAGtcttgaatataaaaatttgtaggCATTCTATTTTTCTGCCAATGTTTGGTTGTGATATTCCATGAGTTAAAATTTGTGATAGGCTTGAATATTTGGTTGTGATACCCCATGAGACACATATGTCAAAATGCAGATGAGTTGAAAACATATGGCCAAAATTTGGTATATTCACTTTCTAcaaaatgcgagaaatacatcaaatgcgagaaatatatcaaatgcgagaaaataccaaatgcgagaaatacatttctcgtaattgagcaccaaatgcgagaaatactaAATACGAGAAATGCATTTTTCGTACTTGAGCGGTAAAACAGGTGCGCGATGGATgggtattacagacttttcTCAAGGCAAAAAGGCCCTTTTTGCTAATTTTATCAACCGTGGGCCTTTTTTGTAATTAGACCTCTTACGAGGGATatttcatcaaaaaaaaatttataatttagttatagttgctaataagatttttttatttaatttttgtttttttatgtttttttgaaaagatttaaaatggtctcaaatttatattatttataaacttttattactTGTTTTAGACTCCAACCTTATGAGATCCTAAATTTGAACTCATTAGACGTCTATTAActtaattaagtataatttatGGTAATTTATTTTCCATTCAACTATACTTTTCTACcacaaatttaattatctcATCATTAAATTATTGTATCCATTGTGATTgttaagttgattttttttatcaaaacttttatcatttctaaaatattattatttatattagcatataaatgtaaaataaattatttaaaaaattatatttcattttatgattatgaaggtgtaatattagtttattataaaatacttttatgaaaatgaatgtgttcaataaatttataaatatatatttcaattttaggGAATTAAATGTCTATCTTTTTCTCCACATGAAGGGTTGGAAATACTTAACaaatagtattattatatttttggttgaaatagtatttttaaatgaaagagTTAAtgattttccattttatttttatgtataatgatttttattgcCATTTCTTCGATCTCCTTCTTCTCTAATATATATAGTGCatggtttttatattattcttagTTGCTCTTAATATCGAAACCCTCCTGTCTGTCTCCTgtcgttcttcttcttctactccTCTCAGTTGGACCGTTGAATCTCTATAAGCTTGTAGACGTGCCAATTGAAGAAGATCGAACAATTTCAGGTAATCTCTCTCAGATTTATCATGCTTTCATCTATTCTATTGTATGATATCGGATTCTGTTTATCAATCAACAAAGGTTTAATTGATTCCCGATAAGCTTAGTtcgattaatattattttcgaATAGATTTAATTGATTATCAGATATTCCTGCCGGTTTATTTGGCTTTTCCCTTTGATGGTTTTGGTACCtgcttttttaatttttgtactgaatggatggatggatggattcTTTTCTTCATTCGAGATTATCGATTCTTCTTTACTTGTTGGAGAGTTAAGAATCTGATTTTTCAAGCTTAGGTATCATATCATACATACTGCGGTGTTGTTTGTGTGTTTCCATCTGTTTATAAATCATTTACGCCCGCAGTTTGTCTTCACCAGGCAGGGCCCCttgttttttacttattattgaATATCCCAacttatgatgatgatgatgatgattgatGTGCTGATTTCTCCTTCTTTCTTCTCTGCCAATCTGATTGCATCTAGTTTCGTGACCTGGTTTTGAGTTTTTGTGCCCACAGAATCTGGATTTTGGCTGTTTTGATTTCAATTTGTTTCCTGctgatttgattttgatatcTTCTAGGAATTAAAACCTGAAATCTTTTGCATCTGATTTCCAGAAACTACACACTAGGGGCCATGGATCAATACTTTCAACAACCAGAGTATGGTGGTACTTCAATTGAGAAGTGCATATCAAATTACCCAGatgaaaatgaaggaaataattGTTCATCTGGTGGATTTGAATGCAACATCTGTTTAGATCCTGTACATGATCCAGTGGTGACATTATGCGGTCACCTCTACTGCTGGCCATGTATCTACAAATGGATCCATTTCAAAACATCCAATTcagaagtagaagaagaagaagaagaaaaggagaaAATGAAACCACAATGCCCAGTATGCAAAACCAACATTTCAGAAAGAAAACTTATCCCTCTTTATGCCAAAGGCCAAACTTGTTCTAAACCCTCATCATCCTCCTCCAATGACAAAATCATAATCCCTAGAAGACCTTCAAGTCCTCCCTCTTCATCCTCCTGTGTATCTCCAAACTGTCAGCAACAACAATTTCATCACCACCAAACATTGTTACAGCCTGCGGCGGCGTTGGCTGGCCGAATGGTTTATGAGAGGATATTTGGGAATTTGTATAATGGAGAGTACTCTTATAGGCTAGCAGGAAGCAGTAGTCCTAGAATGAGAAGGCACTTGGTGGAAACAGACAGATCATTGGGAAGATTATGTTTCTTTCTCTTCTGTTGTTTAATGTTCTGTCTCCTGCTCTTCTGAGCCCTCCATTGCTCTTAGGTTAGTACTTAGTACAATACAAAAACTTTTTATATGTAAAAGTTATGATCTGGGCTATAGACCATTGGTTACTACAAGGTTGAATTGGGttcttttttatatacattcaaGACTAGATCTTGTTcttctttatttcatttaatgtatgtatgtaaataagttaaatcaaacaagacccaATTCAATTTGGGTCAGGATGAGAATGGTCCATTCATGAAATGGACTTATTATTCATGTCATTATCAATACTTTCGTTTGCTTCCTTGCAAATTTCTTCCTGATAGAGTATTCTTGAATCTTTTAGGGAAAATTCCAAAATTGATAGGTTCACCCATTTTGCCCATAATATtgtcaataatttatatttatagcaacttttaaaaaatataacaatcaatttatttatagaaaaaaattaggtaATGATCTAGAAGACATGTAAATAGTGTTaaatcttcaaataaaaaaaaattataatacatttaagatcatttgaataaataagtgattattattaaatcaattgGTGAAGtctttcattttcattgaaTGAGATCGGTTATTCacaaaatttataacaaaagtAGATAGTAAAGAAACAatcttttttgtttataatctTATTCTAAATATATGCAATCTTTTGATTCTAGATATTAtgtaagaaattgaaaaaaataaaatgggtCTATGAACTCTGagtacaaaaatattatataaatttcagTAAGTAAATTTCCATAAGAAACATTGAAGATTAAAACGaatagaagaagaataagatgtAGAGGTAATTAAACATCAGAATCAATCCTTTTActatgaaaatcaaaatcaaaatactcTTTCTTAATCAACTTTTGATATTCTTGACCTTCTTCCATCCCTTCTTGCAAGAATTTCCCACAATCTTCACTCCTTTCTGGAACAGATTCTTCAGCTCCTTTGCTCTGTCCTTCACCTGTTCTTCAAACTTCCccattttctctttctttctttctttctttcaagtTCTCGAAAAACTGCCCTACCTGATAATgaataatgaagaagaagaagaaaacgaAATGGGTTTGGTTCAATTAATAATAAGAGGGTTTATATAAACTATAAAGTCAAGTTACATTATGCGGTCCAACTCATCAACCGACACGTGGAGGTGACAGGTTGGATCtcttctgttttttttttggttttttttaaagatgagCATCAAACTACGTGCCACATCTAACGGTAAATAAACATCTTATCTCTCTAGGGACCATAAAGTTGGATATTTTCTTAGCAACCGAAATATTCAAACTAGTCCTTTTAGTTTTGTTATATTTACAAAAACTTGCCCAtattctttaaaacatttaaattaagCACCAAATTCACCAAATTATATCATTACTTTTGTAATTGACAGTTGGAATGAGAGCTGGATGTTTTAAAAACAAAGAAGATGCTTTTTTTCATAACAATAATGTTAATGATAATAAACTTTCCAGAAGAAACAGTTGTATATAAAGTAAACAAGTCCATGTGGAGAGAACAAAACTTAAGATtgattctttctttctctcatcAAACAAGGGTTAAGTTTTAAGCAAGACAACTGTTGTtcttgatgatgaagatttCAGAATTATAAGTATTGCTTCACAGTACAGTTAGATTGATAGcccttttaaattaaaaataaataaataaaatttccaaCACTTCTACTACCCATCTAACCAAATCCAACACTTAggcaacaacaaaaacaaaatttggtgtatatttataaaaaaaaaaactttatgcTAAGAATGTATTGTACAAAAAGTGAACGAGAGGAGAACTCAATTTTCTCACCAACAATATAAGAACATCCAAGAATGCAACCAATtataaatagagaaatgataaagCCAACGAATGactagcgaaagcaaggccacgaatcctacgtggccttgccagctaggagagagaaagaaaaaaaaaataaaaaaaaaataaaacgtttctgcatatcctctttcacccaatagggtttcatatttctgcatttctttctctctctgaaacgcttcatttatttctcttctccagcTCCGGcagcatttatttctcttctccggctgcattt from Impatiens glandulifera chromosome 5, dImpGla2.1, whole genome shotgun sequence includes:
- the LOC124940721 gene encoding E3 ubiquitin-protein ligase RMA1H1-like — encoded protein: MDQYFQQPEYGGTSIEKCISNYPDENEGNNCSSGGFECNICLDPVHDPVVTLCGHLYCWPCIYKWIHFKTSNSEVEEEEEEKEKMKPQCPVCKTNISERKLIPLYAKGQTCSKPSSSSSNDKIIIPRRPSSPPSSSSCVSPNCQQQQFHHHQTLLQPAAALAGRMVYERIFGNLYNGEYSYRLAGSSSPRMRRHLVETDRSLGRLCFFLFCCLMFCLLLF